The sequence tggtagtgtccgtttgggtttttagaaaacccagtggactttggacgaggttgtcttaaagagtcattatgcggacaacataactgactcggctaagtttgaccatgatgcatgcacaattaaacagagtaaggtctCTATtggtattagactggtacccttgagcggacaactcaagaggaaaGGCGCGAAACCGTCGACTACAACATTGATTCATTGattgactggttttaccgcaaatacgcctttgccggatttaaagggtgataatatcggaagagcgcaaccactcattataagcgttgttatggtatttgtttggcacaagtggaatatgatgttgaaaacatgcttataaaacaagttgtcacgtatttgcacgttcataaagtaataattacaataatttaaaacagtaataaaggagtgcagtaaaggaaagcagtgaaagaaacaagggaaaaaaacaagagacaagttagtttttgcagtagaagagggaattaaatgcttaaaggtattaaatAAATAAAGCACAGAAGAAATGTAAAGTCGCAGTAATAGCTTGAAgtggtaagagcctaaaagtatgtccccagcatagtcgccatgctgtcgcaccccctttttctagcgaaatcgggtttaggacatttgggaggacaactcgttcccctttgggaattgggtttgaattggagagtcgccacctaatgattaaagtgaattaggacactaggaaggaattgatctagaaaaccaaagattgggtaagggatagaaattatcccgaggggaaggtgttaggcatccctcaggatccactagtgtggttcccggccatgctacaattgtgactttaagtaacAAGTAGgcaaatagaagttttaaatataagggttttcacgtaatggttgcaaatagattaaagtttaaagaaaacaaaaggaagctgaatttttgaggaaaacagtttgaaaattctgaaaaaataaacaagtaaagggagagGGGGTTCCTAGGTTtaaaaataatatggatcaccccacacaacatccggtaatcactcctcaaagaggggctacacgagatgttttcgtgtggtcatcatatccatatctaccttttcccaccccgttaaggtattagaGCACATaatggtttcgttacttattgcatgctattatccgcctcattcctatcagtcccggaggtacttgggactactaatcctaaaagggaggggtATGAGGTTTTGCAGttttaaaggacaaaattctaaggcgacaatcaaaacatatattgTAAGTATTGGGAAAGCATGTAAACAAATAcggctcaaataaacctccttaaaCCAAAGAGAGCATATAGTTTTaacatgtcttacacgtactgattatggtctgattaaacttaaaaggTTAAAGCatgctgatttatcacatattttcagataagaagtccgaattagacctgcccgctggttgtaattatcaaagactagCGCAGTTATAgcttttaccctaaagcttgcctaggttttggacgaaacctataggcatgatatctattagtttcagaaataaagcagtaaactgaTTACAGGAAGATTGCCAATTATTTACCAAGTTCTGCAGATTAAACTTAAAACGAGCGAGGCGATTCAGATTTGATTGATAGTTCCTATGGGCATATTTTCTAGGCGTTGTTAATTTAATACATTGTCATTGGCATACAAGAATCttataggcaggtcatctatatgcagtcgattatttaagcctataaactcatttgcctagtgacagatgcaggtgcaaaatgcaggaagtcctataggcatattatctatatgataatgcagaagtgcagaaacctatagacatggtctctatataatgcagaagtgcagaaacctatagacatggtctctatgtaatgcagaaatgcagaaacttatagacatggtatctatatgaaatgcagaagtgcaaaaaatttatagacatggtatctatatgaaatgcagaagtgcaaaaGCTGAAAGCAGGATACGtgaatgcagaagtatagtaatcCCCTATGAATatggtatctacccctttgcATGCACGATTGACCCTCCTTTTTTCACTAACagccccaatagttattacaaattattacagcccagaatgaataagaaaagcaaaattacatcagaaattaaagtacaaccaaggggagcctaattcagactccaggtctgaaatatgagatgaaccaactccaaagatcaagatcccaagcctttctcttatttggatgtgccagagttccctaagagcctcaaatggactccgggTCGTGCTCACACCCAAACACATACAGTATTAAGAACAtaatgcagtgtggaagggccagccctcaagtatccaagttcagagggaactcaaggtcccaaggcaaggcttacaGGAGGGGGCAAAGCTTAGaagctaagagtaagtgtaagtgcagagTTTGGAAAGGGGAAAGGGGAAGTGGTAGAGAAACAGGGacaggctagtgggcataccTAGCAATGGGAAGTATTGGCACACCCCacaagcctgttagaacacattgttttgggagttaggatcctctaagggatcaagtccagacatgaacaataacttgcatattgtcatgtcatgaactacaactcaaatcacatagaggggaataggggtacagggattcatagcagaaacaagtaaaagaaattaACATGCTAATTAAACATTCAACTCTATATAGacagtaaagtagacatggatgtAAAGTCTATAAGTGAACACATTGGGATGATGCTGAAgctaaaactagaacataccagtctcaaagaaacaattgaaagaaagcagtagtcttgcaaagccaaagtgcaaacagGCAGTCAGAATGCTATGATCTTAGAAAAGAATCGTGAGGCTGTAAGGGTGAAGTATGAAGTGTAaaagtgttgaactgaaggtCTGTTAAAGTgtagaagggtcgtgcccttttatagtgtagaaagcaagcagaaataggtaagaaaaatagtttgaaaatcaatTACCCAAGGTTTCCCCcaaattaagggattctgatttcaaacgggcaaaactaattaaggaaatggATTCATCAAACACTTTTTCAAATCAGcataaaaggggtaaatacataaaggtctATTTAAGGACAGGGGCTTGACagcacacggtttgtgcaaataaggaaagaaaatcagttaacagccaagaaaatcgaaaattgaagattttgtatgaatgaaccaagtcagaaagatgggaaagatttCAACTTCAGGAAAATCAGTGCCAATAAATtagacttattaaaaggaattctgaatcaatcacaagtggAAAACCATTCTGAAGaaagattcctcatatataaaagcatacagacacgttaaacatgaagaaatttgtcatgctattcagaagagtctagtgtaggagaatcagaattgtgtgcaaacaaaagaagttcacacttagtttatagacccagaaataagtctgaaagagccaagggtcctcaaacagaaccctagtttgatcatatgaccaaactcggaggaaacctccaaattctagggtttccaactcgagtcaaatacagagatgaggaggcaacaGGCTCAGAGATTTCCTATCAAAATCTCTTGAGAAGAAAAGCAGATACAAATAATATTCAAAGTAGACAGAGCGTAGGAGCATAATGAGAGAATAGTCACGACAGTAGAAGAAACgtgtttaagaaaaccttttagaaagggacttaaacagagttcagtagaaggcaaacaaaacttaagaacttagtaagaaatacatacagtagaagaacacaaaaataccgAAAAAGCATAGCAAAAGATCATATAGGAAGATACAGCAAGATAAACATGCGAGCATGGTacaaaacacagtagaaaaacaaagcacagaagaacatgcatgataaaggaaaacataagaacacagtagaaggaCATGcatggtagaaaagaaaacatcagaacatagtatagacaaatacacacaaagaaaagaagaagaaaagtcaaagaAACATTTTAAGATTTTCAGAAAAACCCTAAATCAGAAAGAagtgatttttgaaagaaaaattaggaaaacgtttaaaaactcaagtagagcacaaaTATAGAACAGATTTAAGAAaacaatcagagaaaacctcgaatagctagggtttcagaggaaccctaaaGCGAGAAAGGCTTGAAAAAGGTCCGATCTGAGTCGGATAAGTCAGAAATAGGCTCATAATGCTTGGATATGCCAGAGCAAGGCCGGAGAGGCCATAAAACCTCGAATCGGAGAGGATCTGAACGGACACCATTGAGGTCAGACCTCGAAACTTCGAACACCAAGTGTTTAAGAGCAGAGGGAGATGAGTTtaagccatccatggcctgagaggccatggattccggtgagttGAAGGTAGAAGACAGTAGGAGATGATTAGGGTTTCAAGAACCTTTGAGAGAATTTGAGAGGTGAGAGGATTTAGAGGCGGCTGTTGGTGAGAAATGGGATAGGGTTGGGGGTgtttgggaattaaaaaggaaaggggaaattcTGGCAGTTGAtcgaaatgatcaacgacctggatgaAAAGGGGAAACCAGGCAGGTTGGATAAGCGGGTTAGGGGCGGGtcattttaggaattgggctagcccgtttgaatttgaaattgggGTCAATTGGGGCTGATTTTAGGCtttaattgaaatgaaatagggctagtatttaaataaccacttttcccttttatttttataaaaatagtaaaataatttccgaaaacaaattaaaagtactaaattaattaataatgtataaatattaaattaaaaatactagaatCAATTTTGTAGTcataaacgtaattaaatcttaagataggctaaaattgcaatcatatgcaatttagctttaaaatactaaataaatttgtaaaaatgcgtAAAatttaccttagctatattttggtataaatgtgagaataaaataagttattcaccaaaatgatgattttgggaataacttttagtttttgtactgctaaaatgggcaataaattgatttaaaaaatcttttaaaaattaggaaaaatactaaaacacttgggcatacttatatatgcatatatatgctattttgaaagtatttttcatatataaaatgcatagggaaaaattgggtatcaacagataCATTTATAGGTTGAAGACGGCAGTTCAGAACCGGTAGTGGCCGACAACAACTGATATGCATTTAATGCCTCGACATCCGAACTGACGGAACATCAGTGCCCACTTGTCACTGACGTCATGGTCGGGCTCGTTGCTTACGTCATGGTAAACCGAGGGGAAGCTCGAagactcaattcgtttcttgtcattacacttcaaaaaacgaggggactatctgtatacggtcaaaatcgggcttgcTTAATTTTGTATGGCTAATCGGAACCGGGGTGGCAGACCAAGGCTCGGCCCCGCATTGTATCGAACCATGGCACGAAGATGGATTGTTAAGCTCATGAATCAatgaccgatcaagatcgagaccaACCATGATCAGGACCGAAGCGGGATGGAGATCGAGCGAGATTGAAGGAAGCTTGCTAAGTCGAATAACAGAAAGCCGAGATATCCGTGACCAGGCAAGGATCGTGGCGGAAATCCCGGCACGTATCAAGTCAAGACCGGTTATTTAGtcaatcatgggatttccttctgtatttagaattgtaccataagtagaattcttctactatataaagggggttctaatcattttgtaGACATCATATTCACGTATAACAAAGTAATACATTACATTTTCTCTCTTTAGCTCTGTTATTCAGTTCATACTTTTTATTAGCATATTTTGTTAGTTCGAGGGCTATCTAGCTCGAAGGATATAACCACTCATTATattggtttgctttattttacagttaatttctaacATTAATTCTTATATTTCTCAATTTGGTAACCaagtgaaatcacgtatccttaaaatcacttataagtttaattgttatccaattttaatggtaaacaaaatagcaaaaaaaattaaaaaaaaaatccttgtattttgagctttttgaatccATCAATCCGATTTACAAAACGAAGCCCTGTTGAGCCTTATCTCTTAACGACAAGAACGAGAAAGTCAAATGCTGATTTGACGGGTACTTGTTAGAGTTTGGTGTAACCGGTGTGTATGAAAATATTGGTCTCGAAATTCTTTCATTATTCAAAGTTAATAAATACATATATGTTTTTactatttatataattatttactccaaaatataatttaatttgtTATATAGAAGAGTCCAATTACATATATATAATTAGAGTTAAAAGAAAAATATCACGGTAgtgaaaaaatagaaagagagaTTCAAAACCTAGAGAGTAAAACAGGAATTTAGAAGATTTAATAATACAGATAGGATGGGGAGAATGCCTATAGTTTCAAATTGGAGGCGGAGTTTGTTAAAACTGTTTCATATTAATATGTAGGATTTCTTTATGCTTCTCATGCTATGTAGCAGCAATTTTCTGCCAGCAGAAAGATACTGAACTGATTTGAAACGAAGCCATTGCTGATGGCTCGTTTACGTAAAaaaaaatgtcataaaaatacaaatcaaTCTCTTTTATCTTTGGCAAACAACATCATGCTAACACAAAGCTAGAAAGAATAACCAAAACAATTAAGCTTGAAGAATACAGATTTGGTTGCTCTATGCAGCTGCAGTGATGCACCCAATAGCCTGTTTGCAGATGCCAGTCATGGTTGCCTCAGGTCCATATACCTACAACGACAGACGGGAAAAATTAACAACGATATTTCAAAAGAAAATCTCTTTAGGCTAGGATGCTAATTCGTACCTCAATTGGGATGCCAATTTCTTCCCCAAGAGACCGCATTTTGGCAAGACCTTTTTGGTAGTTTGGACCTCCTCTCCTCACATATATGTGCATTCTTGCAGCTTTAAGCTTTGATTCCTGTCACAAGAATGCCGAGTAAGGAGTGTCCAAATAACTGCAAGTCATATTGGAGATGACTATGAGTTATGATGGTTAATTTCATACCTTCTCCTTCAAAGCTCGAATTATACCACTAAATGTGGCAGCAACATCAGTGAAGTTGGCTATTCCACCACCTATCACAAGGGCTCTCTTACGACCATCAGAATCTGCAGTTGCACACTGCAAAGTTGGGATTCAAGTGACTATCTTTCTCCTAATAAGAATGTTTTGTTTTCATTCTCTAGATGCATAAACAAAGAATATGCTACAACGAGTAAACTCATGATTGTATATTAGGTTCTAAAGCATGTCTAATCCTGTAAATTTATGCAAATACTTTATGCTTACATCAATTACAACTCTGGCATACTGCAAGACCTCTTCTTCATTTGGAGCACCGCTGTATTCTGCATAGTTCCCAAGCTCAGAAGCATATCCAAGATCACCGACCTGGGAAGGTAATATAGCACGTATATTAGAGCCGTGCAGGTAACAGAAGGGGAGTCAATTTAACCAGATACAAACGGCATAAGTTTATCGAAGGAGATAAACATACAGTGTCTGCATATATGACACTGGCACCTCCACCAGCAACCATTGTCCAAATTCGCCCCTTGGGGTTCAAGACTGTGAACTTCAAAGATGCACTTGTCTGAAATAGAATAATGGATTGAACGCTTTAGCATGTAATAAGTTGTTAACAGAACCATCTTCTACCTAAAGCTGATAGAGTTTGGACTCGAAACACTTTGCAAGTACTTTAATGCTCAATATTTCATGTTCAACAAACGTGCAGGTACACATCTATATTAAAAGAATCATCCTTTTTTTCCATCTTGAGTATGCATTACGGAAAAGAGTCTCCAGAAAAACTGATTGATGAGAATATAACAGCAGTTTGATCCTTAGTCATCTCTTTACTATTCCAAAACAATAGAGACTAATACATCTTTTTCTACATCCAGGGGGTGGGAGAGGGTTGACAATTCTGAGTCTTCTGTTTCCCATgactttttatttattaaatgccAAAGAGTCAAGATATACCTTTTCATCTAGACCATGAATAAAGCTCTCTGTAGCACTCATCACTCTTCCAAATGGCAATGGAAATTCGAAATTTCCCCACCTGCAAAACGAAAGATGTAATGTTACACTAATGGTGTGCACATTAATTTACGCAATGTTTCCTGAAAACAGTAGAACAAGTAAATGTCAGCGACTAAATGGCAAGACATTACTTCTTGAAGTTCTTAAAAGCAGCAGTGTCATCAAGCTCTCCCCTCATATCCAGTGGATAAGGCTTTCCTTCGACCAGCGTGAAAGGATTCATCTCCAAGAAAGTAAAGTCCAGATCTGATACAAGCAAATGTTCAGAGGCTAAAGCAAATCCAAAAGGCTATTAAGATGacatgaaaatgaaatttgggcATACCTTGAAACAAAGTATAAACCACTTTGAGGAACTCCTCAATTACTCCTTTGATCTGTTCAATAAAAGTGAATTTCACATCAGTGATTTCAGATATACATTGCAGaaacaaaaatggcaaaagaaCACGGAGAATATAGAATACGGAGAATATAGATCTCTGTTTTTTTTCCTATCTTTTTTGAAGAATAAGAACAAAACTCAATGCTCCAACATAAAATGAAGTTACAATTTTAACAGGTGGCATTCAAGGAGCAAACTTTTCCTAGGTTATGGTTCTTTCGAACATTTACCTCAAGTGGTAGAGTAGCAACAAGTGGTGCACAAATCTCTGATGTAAAGGATGTCCCCGTTGGCAAAAAGATTGTCTTAACCTGGATTAACAAAGTTGTCATGTCAaatcattataaaaatatataatactgATGTTGAACTTTAACATATCTTCAGTTGCCTTGTAAAAAGAAGGGCACATTTCACATACCTTGTCCCAGTTTTCTTCGATATCTATTCCTCCACATTCAGAAAAGCTAACACTACAACCAAGTCTCTCTGAGACAATGTTAAGGTAAAACTCTTCATTGTGGGGTACAAATGGCTCAACAATGAAAGTTGTAATGGGCCCCTTGCATCCACCCATCTCCACCTTTTAATGTGAAAATACATGCAAACATAGGATCAAATTATAAGATATATATGTGCTAAAATGTCCGAGTATATATAATGTTTGTTTTATAAAGTATATAACATGTTCTCCTTGtaacaaaatcacaacaaaaGACAAGTCACGGAAATTTTTTATCACCTCTTTGCCTAACCGTTCCTTCACGAAAGAAGCAACTTCAGCCAGATCAAGATTCAAGGCAACTAGCCCGCTTTTTCCACGCTTCCCAAATAACATATCAGGCTTTACCACCAATTGTGTTGAGGAGAGCCATGGCTCTTTCTCTACAAGCTCATTCAGATCAGTTGATTCTGTAACCTACTCCATAGAAAGGAAAAATACATCATGATGTTGCAGCGAGGAATAAATTACCGTGTTCTTATAATCTCTAAAATAAATAATGTAATGCAATCCATAATTGTCACAAGTAGAGGTggcaaaatagttaaaagaaaacagttaaccacccatatatccactaaaaaatgggttagataatgaactttttaaaaacgggtcaaatatggataagaaccatattatccatttagaaaatggataaccaatgagtctaacttttacatttgtaaagcctcaaattgggggttcctcaagttagggagactaagaattctctcaaaagtgatcatatgcaagaagtcatggataatatggttacccatattatccgccgatTAACCCGTTTTTtttcgtattaaatatgggtcgggtcggataatttatccttATTCATTACCCATTTTCGACCCGAACCATAGCCGACCCGACCCGACGTTTGCCACTCCTAGTCACAAGTAACATGAAATATTGTTTCTCTGGTCCTATCCACCTGAAATAGTAAAGCCTCTGGTGGGTTTGTCCTCCTATCCTCATCACACACGAAAAAGTAAATCTAAGACAGTGTTGTATGGAGTCTGGACATAGACAGAAtaaataacaacaacccagtgaaattccactagtagggtctggggaggggtagtgtgtacgcagaccttacccctacctcaaaggagtagagaggctgtttccgaaagaccctcggctcaagaagacaaaaggacaaaagaagATAATATTAGTAACACCACAGAAATAATatgaaagaaatatatatatatatatatatatatatatatatatatatgaataataAGAACAACATGAAATCAAGAGGAATGATACAAAGCAAAAGCAAAATAGTATCCCTACCAAACTGGTCTCCCATAGTTATGGCataaggcaagactcaactacctcctagcctaccaccctaatactcgaccttcacatgttcctatcaagtgccatgtcctcggaaatctgaagcatcgccatatcctgcctaatcacctccccccaatacttcttaggccgccctctacctcttctcgagTCCTCCACCACCAGTCGTTcgcacctccttaccggagcatctgggcttctcctctgaacatgcccGAATCacctgagtcttgcttcccgcatcttgtcatcaatgggagccatgcacaccttctctcgaatatcatcattcctaatcttatccatcctactatgcccgcacatccacctcaacatcctcatttctgctaccttcatcttctggatatgtgatttcttaatcggccaacactcagccccatacatcatggccggccaaatcaccgctttatagaacttacctttgagtatcagtggcactcttttgtcacacaatactccagatgctaacctccacttcatccatcctaccccaatacggtgtgtaacatcctcgtcgatctcccctcccccttggataaccgacccaaggtattTGAAGCTgtctctactcgggatgacctgtgattcaagcctcacatccacgcctaCTTCCCTCTGCttagcgctgaacttacactccaggtattccgtctttaTCCTGctaagcttgaaacccttagattcAAGAGTTTGTCttcaaacctccagcctctcgttaacaccggttcGCGACTTGTCAATCAGAACTATGCTTTGAGGCCCCTGAAGCTCATTATTAGCTTATTGCTTTGAGGCCCCTGAAGCCGGGCAAAAGGATCACAATCAAAGACTTCAAGAAGATATACAAAAAAATTTAACACACTGGTTGACAAGGGCGGCTAAGGCCATCCCCccagcccccccccccctccaaaaaaagatatcaaaggctcaaatcTTTACTACTATttgataaaataatatataactgaTACAATTATCCAATCAAATTTTACGTTTTTGTTTTGGAATATGATTGAGGTTGTTCAAATGAATGAGAAAATTACAGTAGGTTTTTATCACTCCCTAATTGATGCAATGATCtcccttttgtttttatttttccaCCTTCACACGGATTCACTTTTTTTGTCTGTTTAAGACAATTTCATTTTTCGGTTTTAACACGATTTGCTTGAATAGGCTGTAAGAATGAATGGTAAATAAAAATACCTATGAACTCTAAATACATACGATTTGCCAAGATTccattttgtatctcaaaaacGTAGAAGAATGAGCTTAAATAGAAATACATGTGAATTTCATTGAATAAGTTTAAGGCATCTTATTGAAATTTAGCTTTGGGCGACCAATTTTTTAAGTTGTCCCTGCTGGTTGATATACAGTAACTACCACTTCTAGAAATTTACTTACAGCTAAGAATCATGTCCTATTATTCTTCACTTTAGTAGCTGGCTCAGAGCCTGTGGTCCCAACATTCTTCCTAGTTCCTACACTATCATCAGCAAGACCAGTGGCGGAGCTACATAGCTCCAAGAGGTGTCAACTAACACCCCTTTTTCAGAAAAATACACTGTTTAAATaggtaaaaataatttttttgatgtatatatactatgtattgaaTCCCCTTAACTTCTTCCTGGTTACTTCTTTAAATTTGGACACCCCTTAGTGGAAATTTTGGCTTTGCTACTGAGCTAGActccttttcttttattaggcAGCTTTTTAGCAATGTATCTGGACCAACCTAGGAATTTCCTCCGGGCGGGCAAAGATAGATCTCAACACAAGAGGTGACAGAAAAGGGGAATTTTTTTGGCAGGATTAGATTCTGCACCTAAGACAGAGTTACAGCCACTAGACTGCAACTCGaatatttattttcaaataaatgCAGAACAAACAGAAACATCCTACATTTCTCTAATTCAGACTCAAATCTGCATCCTAAAATACAGTGTGCAGATTTGAGTCAGTAGGCCTAATTTTAACACCTAAATTGTTTCCTACATTAAAAAGATTTCAGGTGAGCCAATgttaattgaaataaaatgtcATTGTTCACTTACCTGGGCAGATTTGATGGCCAAATCATAACCAGCGAGCCTCTTGAAATGCTCTTTCAACAATCTCTTGGAATCATACTCTCTGATCTTCTTCCGGGCCATTTTTGCTTCCCTAACAAGACAAATATAAAATCTGAGCACAGATCCAAAATCCCATAAAccaaaataattaacaaaatatttGACAAAATTAGAGTTATGGAGAAAATTAGCACGAGAGTTGGGATCTATACCGTTATAAAAGAGAACCCAAAAGTTGAATATTTGCTATGTATTAAGGATTTACAACTTACAATACAGGCTGAAATCTTGGGTCTCAACTGCCACTATTTATAGTTCTGTGAAATGGGATTTCAGAGATGGCTGCTGGAAATTATAAATATTGGACTAATTGAAAAATAGTaactataaagaaaaatacagaaaataGAATCATATAATAGCGGGAAGTAGTTGTATGTATGGACAGCGGACACATGTGAAGCATAAGCAAACTACCTACCCACTAATGTGGACCAACTAACTTCACTATTTATGCTAATTTATGGCTTTAGCTGCCTAGTATCAAATATATTACTTTCTCCGTTCAATTTATTTGCCACACTTCCATTTTAGTCcgtctaaaaaaatataaatttatttattcaaaaataattgaaattaaaaaaaattattttatttttaataagatTATATGTTATCACAAAAAATCAATAGCTCattctaatattttttttcttgaacTTCATGTCCAATAAAATAATGCCACATAAAATTGACAGAGGGAGTAATAGGTATGCTTTTATTATTgaaatctat is a genomic window of Nicotiana tabacum cultivar K326 chromosome 16, ASM71507v2, whole genome shotgun sequence containing:
- the LOC107787579 gene encoding ATP-citrate synthase alpha chain protein 2 isoform X2, whose translation is MLFGKRGKSGLVALNLDLAEVASFVKERLGKEVEMGGCKGPITTFIVEPFVPHNEEFYLNIVSERLGCSVSFSECGGIDIEENWDKVKTIFLPTGTSFTSEICAPLVATLPLEIKGVIEEFLKVVYTLFQDLDFTFLEMNPFTLVEGKPYPLDMRGELDDTAAFKNFKKWGNFEFPLPFGRVMSATESFIHGLDEKTSASLKFTVLNPKGRIWTMVAGGGASVIYADTVGDLGYASELGNYAEYSGAPNEEEVLQYARVVIDCATADSDGRKRALVIGGGIANFTDVAATFSGIIRALKEKESKLKAARMHIYVRRGGPNYQKGLAKMRSLGEEIGIPIEVYGPEATMTGICKQAIGCITAAA
- the LOC107787579 gene encoding ATP-citrate synthase alpha chain protein 2 isoform X1, whose amino-acid sequence is MARKKIREYDSKRLLKEHFKRLAGYDLAIKSAQVTESTDLNELVEKEPWLSSTQLVVKPDMLFGKRGKSGLVALNLDLAEVASFVKERLGKEVEMGGCKGPITTFIVEPFVPHNEEFYLNIVSERLGCSVSFSECGGIDIEENWDKVKTIFLPTGTSFTSEICAPLVATLPLEIKGVIEEFLKVVYTLFQDLDFTFLEMNPFTLVEGKPYPLDMRGELDDTAAFKNFKKWGNFEFPLPFGRVMSATESFIHGLDEKTSASLKFTVLNPKGRIWTMVAGGGASVIYADTVGDLGYASELGNYAEYSGAPNEEEVLQYARVVIDCATADSDGRKRALVIGGGIANFTDVAATFSGIIRALKEKESKLKAARMHIYVRRGGPNYQKGLAKMRSLGEEIGIPIEVYGPEATMTGICKQAIGCITAAA